The Cydia pomonella isolate Wapato2018A chromosome 17, ilCydPomo1, whole genome shotgun sequence genome includes a window with the following:
- the LOC133526947 gene encoding lysosomal alpha-glucosidase-like, producing the protein MIPYVNKDDEANNEKDIEEVDINNLYKDEKKTHYDWYDKILLNRPLKVVVVTLLLAIVAPVLIYQLLFFSSIEHAPNDGFSPGSCVVSRASRLPCGLGNVTQDKCHSLCCYDLNSHVCFHRYPSRFSYIIDHNIWKEWSEEVILRPRVRNVPFSSQNSIPKLRLSIDEVSPSHLTLLFYNAEKMSYEGNRIEHKNYTHHVDSPEMTVTVEGSQGLIFSTLRGPLIASNDIWEIAFKLTNETMYGLGELPLTAGTVKVLYRHKGDFSTIPLIFAKVNDSYHGLLIDSVAPTEVFVLGDNQIVLRSITNEGLKLHVFIGPKPSDVMSDAMMIMGTNEQLEYWMLGAHICSESPKTAEDALTDLKEFMSSAASASLPFDSHCGSAPIVFNSNCEDDQLIEEAAAVIKAAGKRYVPQVSPYIRYHEVNETSDEIEMQRTDNGTCIDIISEHKQYILHSAFQANYTSDVYVGLVGEDTVVYPMFENASVEFMKRLWAYEVELDGIILENNWPLDESLKNNETALYLPYFSKNLEQVFENTPKWNAVYYNDTTKYFYKHNKYGTHAVSAFKNMFVTEVPMWSTSSWMDDNVNINRQNIHASWTNLRKELVEAALGGISGHWLWSSPVCGDTDTFDPETQTSLCVKWYMAATYMPLIKIHSSSVPTHPLAFTGTNKNLMLGALKKRLSLLPYFFTTMQSGPLLRPMFYQFPSSEHLKDLNTQYSVGDDLVIVPNLLPSQTHVHFWIPPGVWYELWGGLQINGKEGDVVSMTTTEADFLTLIRGGAVLIMQKEVMTSAEETRLRAEFSLTIALDCESNHTTAETSTSVDSNCLATGSLYITREMSLVFQTNERHLYIKAIGEDFEVMCGENAKVAHVIKDISVYGLDDEYNNYDNHRQASVNIDLCDLKDATNDKILYTYV; encoded by the exons ATGATTCCTTACGTAAACAAAGATGATGAAGCCAATAATGAGAAGGATATAGAAGAAGTTGACATTAATAATCTTTATAAAGATGAGAAAAAAACAC ACTATGACTGGTATGATAAAATTCTTCTTAACAGACCACTGAAAGTGGTAGTTGTGACCTTGTTGCTGGCAATTGTAGCACCAGTACTGATCTACCAGTTGCTGTTCTTCTCGAGTATAGAACATGCTCCAAACGACGGATTCTCACCCGGGTCTTGCGTTGTCTCAAGAGCTTCTCGATTACCATGCGGCTTGGGTAATGTAACTCAGGACAAGTGCCACTCACTATGCTGCTACGATTTAAATAGCCATGTATGCTTCCACCGATATCCTTCAAGATTCTCCTATATAATCGACCACAATATATGGAAAGAATGGTCAGAAGAAGTGATCCTGCGCCCTAGAGTTAGAAACGTACCGTTTTCCTCTCAAAATAGCATACCTAAGCTCAGGTTATCAATCGACGAAGTATCACCTTCACATCtgactttattattttataatgcagAAAAAATGTCTTATGAGGGTAATAGAATTGAGCACAAGAACTATACTCACCATGTGGATTCACCTGAAATGACCGTCACTGTGGAGGGGTCTCAAGGTCTGATATTTAGCACCCTAAGGGGCCCTTTGATAGCTTCAAACGATATATGGGAAATAGCTTTCAAGTTAACCAACGAAACAATGTACGGTCTCGGAGAATTACCCTTGACAGCGGGCACAGTTAAGGTCCTTTACCGACACAAAGGTGACTTCAGTACTATTCCTTTAATATTTGCTAAAGTGAATGACTCATATCACGGGCTCTTGATCGATTCCGTCGCCCCGACGGAAGTGTTTGTGCTGGGAGATAATCAGATTGTGTTACGTAGCATCACGAATGAGGGATTAAAATTGCATGTGTTTATCGGACCAAAACCTAGTGACGTAATGAGTgacgcaatgatgattatgggGACTAATGAACAATTAGAGTATTGGATGCTGGGTGCACATATTTGCAG TGAATCTCCAAAGACTGCAGAAGATGCTTTAACGGACTTGAAAGAATTTATGAGCTCAGCAGCTAGCGCAAGTCTTCCATTCGACAGTCACTGCGGTTCGGCGCCCATAGTGTTTAACTCAAACTGTGAAGATGATCAGCTCATTGAAGAGGCAGCTGCTGTCATAAAGGCAGCTGGAAAACGATATGTGCCACAAGTTTCTCCTTAC ATTCGATACCACGAAGTAAATGAAACATCAGATGAAATTGAAATGCAAAGAACAGATAATGGAACATGTATAGATATAATATCAGAGCACAAGCAATACATCCTCCACAGCGCATTTCAAGCAAATTATACTTCAGATGTGTACGTGGGTCTAGTTGGCGAAGACACCGTTGTTTATCCAATGTTTGAGAACGCTTCTGTTGAATTCATGAAAAGATTGTGGGCATACGAAGTCGAACTAGATGGTATTATCCTAGAAAACAATTGGCCGTTAGACGAGTCTCTGAAGAACAACGAAACTGCCTTGTACTTGCCATACTTTAGTAAG aACTTAGAACAAGTATTTGAAAATACTCCAAAATGGAATGCAGTATATTATAATGACACCACTAAGTACTtctataaacataataaatacgGAACCCATGCCGTATCCGCTTTCAAAAACATGTTCGTTACTGAGGTCCCAATGTGGTCGACCAGCAGTTGGATGGATGACAATGTGAATATAAACAGGCAAAATATCCACGCGTCTTGGACAAACCTGAGGAAGGAACTGGTGGAAGCGGCTTTAGGAGGGATTTCCGGCCATTGGTTATGGTCTTCACCCGTTTGCGGCGACACGGACACCTTCGACCCTGAAACCCAGACTAGTTTGTGTGTCAAGTGGTACATGGCTGCAACATACATGCCTCTTATAAAAATCCACTCATCATCCGTCCCTACTCATCCGTTAGCTTTCACGGGGACTAATAAGAACTTAATGCTTGGAGCCTTAAAGAAACGCTTATCTTTGCTGCCGTATTTCTTCACGACGATGCAATCAGGACCGCTTTTGAGGCCTATGTTCTACCAGTTCCCATCTTCTGAGCATTTAAAAGACTTGAATACTCAGTACAGTGTTGGTGACGACTTGGTGATTGTTCCGAATCTGTTACCGAGCCAAACACATGTGCATTTTTGGATACCGCCGGGTGTGTGGTATGAACTGTGGGGAGGTTTACAGATAAACGGAAAAGAGGGGGATGTGGTTTCAATGACTACAACGGAGGCGGACTTCTTAACTCTTATTCGCGGTGGAGCAGTCCTTATAATGCAAAAG GAGGTCATGACCTCAGCTGAGGAAACCCGTTTGCGCGCAGAGTTCTCTCTCACCATCGCCCTCGACTGTGAAAGCAATCACACGACAGCAGAAACTTCTACAAGTGTGGATTCAAATTGCTTAGCTACCGGTTCGCTGTATATCACAAGGGAGATGTCTCTTGTATTTCAAACAAATGAAcgacatttatatattaaagcCATCGGTGAAGACTTTGAAGTAATGTGCGGAGAGAATGCCAAAGTGGCACATGTGATTAAAGATATTAGCGTATACGGTCTGGAtgatgaatataataattatgataacCACAGGCAAGCTTCAGTAAATATTGATTTGTGTGATCTTAAAGATGCCACGAATGATAAAATTCTGTATACCTACGTTTGA